Below is a window of Brachyspira pilosicoli DNA.
TGCACCTATTATACCTAAAATAAGGCTTATTATTATTGGGCTTTTTATTATAGAGTTTATTATTTGTTTTGTATTTTGTTTTTTTCCTGATATCAAAGTTAAACCTGTTGTAACTACAGTAAAAACGAATATATTATTTACCATATCTATTTGTATTATTGGAAATAGATTATCTTTTCCTATTATTATATTAAGTATAGCTAATGCAAACATTCCGCTTTCAATGCAAGTATTAGTATATGGTATATATTTTTTTATATCATCGCTGAATAATGGTCTATACAAAAATCCTAATAAATATGCTGCAAATATTATTATAAATCCTGCTGCTATTAATACTATAGAATCTTTATTAAATGTGCCATAAATAAGTATATTAAAAAAAGTGAAGGGAAGAAATAAATTAACTGCTAAATTTTTTATAGTTTTTATTCCATCACTGCTAATGATATTTATTTGTTTTAATATTTTACCTAATGCTATTAAAATAAATATTGGAAGTATTAATTCTATGATAGTATACATTTTGATTTCCGTTAATACTTTTTCTATAATATTATAACATAAAAATTATTAATTTTTAAACATAAAAAACTAAAGTTATAAACTATATTTTTAAATAAAATTTCTTTTATCGTGTGTACTTCTTTAAGGGCAAAGTCCTGTAAATAATTAAAATAAAAGAGCTAAAAATTTGTCAGTACATATTAAAACAATAGTTTTCTATCAACTTTTTTATTACTTATTTAAAATAATATATATATCACATAAATAAGCATCAAGTTTTGTTTCATCAATAAACTTAGGATTAGTTTTTATATCTTCATCTTTTATTATAAAGTATTTTAGCCCTATTTTATTAAAAAGTTTTTCTCTAACCATATCATTATTTTTTACTTTTTCTTTTAGTGTTTCAGTATCTCCAAAATGTCCTTTACCATGATATTCTATTACAGCAACAGGTTCATTTATTTTATTTCCTCTTTTATATGTTATTAAATAATCA
It encodes the following:
- a CDS encoding AEC family transporter; amino-acid sequence: MYTIIELILPIFILIALGKILKQINIISSDGIKTIKNLAVNLFLPFTFFNILIYGTFNKDSIVLIAAGFIIIFAAYLLGFLYRPLFSDDIKKYIPYTNTCIESGMFALAILNIIIGKDNLFPIIQIDMVNNIFVFTVVTTGLTLISGKKQNTKQIINSIIKSPIIISLILGIIGALFNLGEKIDNSNFLGTYNRIISFLTEPLSPMILLCIGAELEFKPNIFKKAIKLFFVRFATMAVLISLTLFVISKIININIIFIKSMIIYFLSPSPFILLMYSDNEKVNKLISGFLSLQIIISLILCVIISFI